A window from Electrophorus electricus isolate fEleEle1 chromosome 7, fEleEle1.pri, whole genome shotgun sequence encodes these proteins:
- the mrps10 gene encoding probable 28S ribosomal protein S10, mitochondrial, with product MAAPMWMSRSLRVLSKTIQDTSLKLCVQRRIYTCHGQPTLLRGCSSVHPVYLHTGTVSDSHFPSITVTDEPDTLFQKLTVLVKGHDRAVLDSYEFFATLAAKELGLTLAKVFEPRKKIERLTLLKSMHIFKKHRVQYEMRTHYRCIEIQRITGSTARVFLEYIQRNLPEGVAMEVTKTAIETVPEHIQNPMWNQQKLEEQDSQ from the exons ATGGCGGCGCCCATGTGGATGTCTAGAAGTTTGCGAGTCCTGTCAAAGACAATTCAAGACACGTCGTTGAAG ctgtgtgtgcagcGGCGTATCTACACATGTCACGGTCAGCCAACATTACTCCG tgGTTGCAGCTCAGTCCATCCTGTCTACCTTCACACTGGAACTGTTTCTGATTCACATTTCCCTTCC ATTACAGTGACAGACGAGCCAGACACTCTGTTCCAGAAGTTGACAGTGTTGGTTAAAGGCCACGATCGGGCTGTTCTGGACAGTTATGAGTTCTTTGCGACTCTAGCAGCAAAGGAGCTTGGCCTAACACTGGCCAAAGT TTTCGAACCACGGAAGAAGATAGAGAGACTTACGCTTCTGAAGTCGATGCACATCTTTAAGAAACACAGAGTTCAGTATGAAATGAGGACACACTACAGATGCATTGAG attcaGAGGATTACAGGTTCCACTGCAAGAGTGTTTCTGGAATATATTCAGCGCAATCTACCTGAGGGCGTGGCTATGGAGGTCACCAAG ACTGCTATAGAGACCGTTCCAGAGCACATCCAGAATCCCATGTGGAATCAACAGAAGCTGGAGGAGCAAGACAGCCAATGA
- the LOC113575786 gene encoding 23 kDa integral membrane protein-like isoform X1 → MAKGNTYTRGLCIVLNILLGIFGVILLLFGIANSVKVGPVEDGSQSVNLSVGFGLATVFISVLGVYGAYREQVVPLILYSVLTVMEFILLTVLAIIVTLTETQKEAIERDLDKMIPLSEANAESQQKLNKLQLESRCCGLKDYTDWREQIPPSCFCPPDYIDRCVAVHSFRNAEGIRNPHTATVSSRYKERYVYHMTCGPIIIEQRKKILKILLGIFFTLATITVAAVIVALMLCYKIHTQSAVAGISHDNDSRTKYELQPDRMS, encoded by the exons ATGGCGAAAGGGAATACCTACACCAGAGGGTTGTGCATAGTTCTCAACATCCTGCTTGGG ATCTTTGGGGTGATCTTGCTCCTGTTTGGTATAGCAAACAGTGTTAAAGTTGGACCAGTGGAG GACGGATCTCAGAGTGTCAATCTCAGCGTTGGCTTTGGCCTGGCCACCGTCTTCATCTCAGTGCTGGGGGTGTACGGAGCGTACAGGGAACAAGTTGTGCCTCTCATCCTG TACAGTGTCTTAACGGTCATGGAGTTTATTCTCCTCACAGTCCTGGCGATCATAGTAACTCTCACTGAGACACAG AAAGAGGCCATTGAGAGGGACTTGGACAAAATGATCCCACTGTCTGAAGCAAATGCAGAATCCCAACAAAAGCTCAATAAACTACAGCTAGAG AGTAGATGCTGTGGTCTGAAGGATTACACGGATTGGAGAGAGCAGATACCACCTTCATGCTTCTGTCCTCCAGACTACATAGACAGATGTGTTGCTGTTCATTCGTTCCGTAACGCAGAG GGGATCCGAAACCCTCATACTGCCACAGTGTCTTCTCGGTATAAAGAGCGCTATGTTTATCACATG ACATGTGGGCCGATCATAATAGAACAAAGGAAGAAAATCTTGAAGATCTTGCTTGGAATATTCTTCACTTTAGCAACCATAACg GTTGCCGCGGTGATTGTTGCTTTGATGCTGTGCTATAAAATccacacacagtcagcagtGGCTGGTATCTCGCACGACAACGACAGCAGAACAAAGTACGAGCTTCAGCCAGACAGGATGTCCTGA
- the LOC113575786 gene encoding 23 kDa integral membrane protein-like isoform X2, with product MFYPQIFGVILLLFGIANSVKVGPVEDGSQSVNLSVGFGLATVFISVLGVYGAYREQVVPLILYSVLTVMEFILLTVLAIIVTLTETQKEAIERDLDKMIPLSEANAESQQKLNKLQLESRCCGLKDYTDWREQIPPSCFCPPDYIDRCVAVHSFRNAEGIRNPHTATVSSRYKERYVYHMTCGPIIIEQRKKILKILLGIFFTLATITVAAVIVALMLCYKIHTQSAVAGISHDNDSRTKYELQPDRMS from the exons ATGTTCTATCCTCAGATCTTTGGGGTGATCTTGCTCCTGTTTGGTATAGCAAACAGTGTTAAAGTTGGACCAGTGGAG GACGGATCTCAGAGTGTCAATCTCAGCGTTGGCTTTGGCCTGGCCACCGTCTTCATCTCAGTGCTGGGGGTGTACGGAGCGTACAGGGAACAAGTTGTGCCTCTCATCCTG TACAGTGTCTTAACGGTCATGGAGTTTATTCTCCTCACAGTCCTGGCGATCATAGTAACTCTCACTGAGACACAG AAAGAGGCCATTGAGAGGGACTTGGACAAAATGATCCCACTGTCTGAAGCAAATGCAGAATCCCAACAAAAGCTCAATAAACTACAGCTAGAG AGTAGATGCTGTGGTCTGAAGGATTACACGGATTGGAGAGAGCAGATACCACCTTCATGCTTCTGTCCTCCAGACTACATAGACAGATGTGTTGCTGTTCATTCGTTCCGTAACGCAGAG GGGATCCGAAACCCTCATACTGCCACAGTGTCTTCTCGGTATAAAGAGCGCTATGTTTATCACATG ACATGTGGGCCGATCATAATAGAACAAAGGAAGAAAATCTTGAAGATCTTGCTTGGAATATTCTTCACTTTAGCAACCATAACg GTTGCCGCGGTGATTGTTGCTTTGATGCTGTGCTATAAAATccacacacagtcagcagtGGCTGGTATCTCGCACGACAACGACAGCAGAACAAAGTACGAGCTTCAGCCAGACAGGATGTCCTGA